One genomic segment of Sanyastnella coralliicola includes these proteins:
- a CDS encoding glycosyltransferase: MMFWILMVCLLIGLYAMVVIWMSIWPNEKTRYNADRVKPVSVVIPCKNEAQNLTRLLPLLVNKGAEIIVVDDHSDDGTFASAESLRVKAIKNHGRGKKAAIKSGIESAEGEIILTLDADIFISENWLQLAIQEIQQQSAACYIIPVLIKPLAFRPFKLLGNLIEIFDSIDMLGLANTTRAFASIQHPIMANGAALAFTKDLYNAAEAHLRTDIASGDDTFLVQYAALNKQPVVYLHNQDLQVGVRSERNLGRFLKQRIRWGQKTSAYPSWRAKGLAWLIFLTNLVTIPLLYQGLIEFERWALMALFCRFAIDLTFLISGVVRYRKWQLLLWYGMLLFYPFYIVITALAGFVYRPKWK, translated from the coding sequence ATGATGTTCTGGATTCTCATGGTTTGTCTGCTAATTGGCCTTTACGCCATGGTTGTGATTTGGATGTCGATCTGGCCCAATGAAAAGACCCGCTACAATGCAGATCGCGTGAAGCCAGTTTCGGTCGTTATCCCCTGCAAAAACGAGGCACAGAACTTGACTCGACTCCTTCCTCTCCTCGTCAATAAAGGGGCTGAGATTATTGTGGTTGATGATCATAGTGATGATGGTACTTTCGCTAGCGCGGAATCGCTCAGAGTGAAAGCCATCAAAAACCACGGAAGAGGAAAGAAGGCCGCAATTAAGTCTGGCATTGAATCCGCCGAAGGCGAGATTATTCTCACCCTAGATGCAGACATCTTCATCTCCGAGAACTGGCTACAACTAGCCATTCAAGAGATCCAACAACAATCAGCAGCCTGTTATATCATCCCGGTTTTGATTAAGCCACTGGCTTTTCGTCCGTTCAAACTCCTAGGCAATCTCATCGAGATCTTTGACAGCATTGACATGCTCGGTCTCGCCAACACAACCCGTGCCTTTGCCAGCATCCAACACCCGATCATGGCCAACGGCGCTGCGTTAGCATTCACCAAAGACCTTTACAACGCCGCAGAAGCTCACCTCCGAACCGACATTGCCAGCGGTGATGACACCTTCCTTGTCCAGTATGCAGCCTTGAACAAACAACCCGTGGTCTATCTCCACAACCAAGATCTTCAGGTAGGTGTCCGTTCAGAACGAAACCTAGGCCGATTCCTAAAACAACGTATTCGTTGGGGACAAAAAACGAGCGCATATCCAAGTTGGCGTGCGAAAGGTTTAGCTTGGTTGATCTTCCTAACCAACCTCGTCACCATTCCTCTTCTCTATCAAGGGCTCATCGAATTTGAGCGTTGGGCTTTAATGGCCTTATTCTGTCGATTTGCAATAGACTTGACCTTCCTAATATCGGGTGTGGTTCGCTATAGAAAATGGCAACTACTGCTTTGGTATGGGATGCTCCTCTTCTATCCATTCTACATCGTCATCACCGCCCTTGCAGGATTTGTTTATCGTCCGAAATGGAAATAA
- a CDS encoding ABC transporter permease — translation MNPRKEKWQRFKQNRPALAGAVFIIMMIVVAIGGPFLRPDPTPDANSQELSISRQKPGFTVTMLRTPQTVDNPGIFTSLWEGGYARDYAQRPVSEYNAQGFTPFNEEQVQTIPTDAEFVEETFLLGTDKYGRDLLSRLMAGTSISLSVGFIAVLISLLIGVLLGALAGYFGGRIDALISWLINVIWSIPTLLMVIAITLAFGKGFWQVFIAVGLTMWVEVARIVRGQFLSIREKEYVEAARALGYGHWRIIRKHILPNAWGPVIVISAANFASAILIEAGLSFLGIGAQIPTPSWGNMIKEHYSMITTDLAYLAILPGVMIMLLVLSFMMVGNGLRDALDVRS, via the coding sequence GTGAACCCAAGAAAGGAGAAATGGCAACGCTTTAAGCAGAATCGTCCCGCCCTAGCGGGAGCGGTCTTCATCATCATGATGATTGTTGTCGCCATTGGTGGTCCTTTTTTACGTCCTGACCCTACCCCAGACGCTAACAGCCAAGAGCTCTCGATCTCACGTCAAAAACCAGGATTCACGGTGACTATGCTTCGCACGCCACAAACCGTCGACAACCCCGGCATCTTCACATCCCTCTGGGAAGGTGGATACGCCAGAGACTATGCTCAACGTCCGGTTTCAGAGTACAACGCACAAGGCTTCACCCCATTCAACGAAGAACAAGTTCAAACCATCCCTACCGATGCTGAATTTGTAGAAGAAACCTTCCTTCTTGGAACAGACAAGTATGGAAGAGACTTATTAAGTCGCTTAATGGCGGGCACGTCCATTTCATTAAGTGTCGGTTTCATCGCGGTCTTAATCTCCTTACTCATTGGCGTCTTACTTGGTGCCCTCGCTGGTTATTTCGGAGGTCGCATTGACGCGCTGATTTCGTGGTTGATCAATGTGATCTGGAGCATCCCTACCCTGCTTATGGTGATCGCCATCACCTTGGCCTTTGGAAAAGGGTTCTGGCAGGTATTCATCGCTGTGGGTTTAACCATGTGGGTTGAAGTAGCACGTATTGTACGCGGTCAATTCCTCAGCATCCGAGAGAAGGAATACGTAGAGGCAGCCCGTGCTTTGGGCTATGGTCACTGGCGCATCATTCGAAAGCACATCTTACCCAATGCATGGGGACCAGTGATTGTGATTAGCGCCGCGAATTTCGCCAGTGCGATTCTGATTGAAGCAGGTCTAAGCTTCTTGGGTATCGGTGCTCAAATTCCCACACCGAGCTGGGGGAACATGATCAAGGAGCACTATAGTATGATCACTACTGACTTGGCTTATTTGGCCATTCTCCCTGGTGTGATGATCATGTTGCTCGTATTGAGCTTTATGATGGTTGGAAACGGCCTCCGCGACGCCCTCGACGTGCGTTCGTAA
- a CDS encoding T9SS type A sorting domain-containing protein: MSKHVAVLCAVLLMSSLSIAQRAVPLIPLGSDINQEEYGPGYSRIRDLEVVDEDIWIAGRFSGSYQGNEASLWRWNGYEYLPIDCPFTLNIPGSDRTNEILPVGDEVYVCGRFNESGDVLHFDGNSWQDLGADTDLHVFDMILFDDILHVVGNFNTFNGMEGNAVYRWINEEWEQVGSPCDSVLYSIEVFNGELYVGGAFTNMGEAVNNIAKLQDSDWVAVGNGLDNTVSDLRQFQYELYAVGDFMLNLSTLDSLFGIAQLIDGNFEAIFNDYSQLSSRSKIDVAGGKMYVVADLNIDVSHIFDGEEWERFEDFQLTNVVEKDGVTYFGGVGNNDYDFMRYRSLLYRHDPHREIATRLSNETISARANYSPILFEKSYGEDPSWNSWDPEQSVLDPFFLMYSSALWYGGIAEEETYVGASIYLELSDSSDVRVSYGPKSDSYDRDYLWRYFGVWLLSKEEIEYHQNHYQDEGYFPSNSILTYPGNGRIEFNESTHLLPFEDVDGDGWYEPMDGDYPLIRGDQSAFKISNDERYVEAGQNAGVEVITEFYSFDSPDPDLQLTTFAHMELRNISDRNYSDFIVGVMSDIEIEYGPSDYVGTSVEKSYYYGYNQQAEGDIVLALETRHPAQGVCFLNSDLRTAMRFNGNSSAANGRPNTKEEFYGYLNGVWKNDQPIYYGGNGFDEGVNQDVTTTIMYPNFPWENEPGDWSEISAGNNPSALQMLGAIAPFNFDAGSTLCLDVAYVSAFPEEDELWSEIMNLDERVGVIRDWFDMQSFDCEWEQNPLNVETDEIEFESFEVYPNPTSGMLTIASAEGVNSAFTLFDLSGRLVLNGQLVNGQSVIDVSGLGDGVYVLTLSEMQVAKRVVIQK; this comes from the coding sequence ATGAGCAAACACGTTGCGGTTTTATGTGCTGTTCTCCTAATGTCTTCTCTTTCAATTGCCCAGCGCGCTGTTCCTTTGATTCCTCTTGGTTCCGACATAAATCAAGAGGAGTATGGTCCCGGATACTCCAGAATTAGAGATCTAGAAGTAGTTGATGAAGATATCTGGATAGCAGGACGGTTTTCAGGGTCTTATCAAGGCAATGAAGCTTCTCTTTGGAGATGGAATGGATATGAATACCTACCCATTGATTGTCCCTTTACCTTGAACATTCCGGGTTCGGATCGAACCAACGAAATACTCCCAGTTGGTGATGAAGTATATGTGTGTGGTCGGTTCAACGAATCAGGTGATGTACTTCATTTCGACGGAAATTCTTGGCAAGACCTGGGTGCGGATACAGATCTTCACGTCTTCGATATGATCTTATTCGACGATATTCTTCATGTCGTAGGTAACTTCAACACCTTCAATGGGATGGAGGGAAATGCCGTTTATCGGTGGATCAACGAAGAATGGGAGCAGGTGGGTAGTCCCTGTGACAGTGTTTTGTACAGCATCGAAGTCTTCAATGGAGAACTATACGTAGGTGGGGCATTCACGAATATGGGAGAGGCGGTAAATAATATCGCCAAACTCCAAGACTCTGATTGGGTGGCAGTAGGGAATGGATTAGACAATACCGTAAGCGATTTAAGGCAGTTTCAATATGAATTGTACGCGGTGGGAGATTTCATGCTCAACCTCAGTACGCTAGATTCGTTATTCGGGATTGCACAATTGATAGACGGAAATTTCGAAGCTATTTTCAACGATTATAGTCAGCTTTCTAGTCGGTCTAAAATAGATGTGGCAGGAGGTAAAATGTACGTTGTTGCGGACTTGAATATCGACGTTAGTCATATTTTTGACGGAGAGGAATGGGAGCGATTTGAAGACTTCCAATTGACGAATGTCGTAGAGAAAGATGGCGTTACCTATTTCGGCGGAGTTGGGAACAATGACTACGACTTCATGAGATATCGTTCGCTCTTATATCGGCACGATCCGCATCGTGAAATAGCCACACGATTATCAAATGAAACGATTTCGGCGCGAGCCAATTACTCACCCATCTTATTTGAAAAATCTTACGGAGAAGACCCCAGTTGGAATTCATGGGATCCGGAACAGTCAGTATTAGATCCTTTCTTTTTGATGTATTCTTCTGCCTTGTGGTATGGAGGAATAGCTGAAGAAGAGACTTATGTCGGAGCATCCATCTATTTAGAATTATCTGATTCTAGCGATGTTCGCGTTTCTTATGGCCCCAAATCAGACAGCTACGATCGCGATTACCTTTGGAGATATTTTGGTGTTTGGTTGTTGTCGAAAGAAGAAATTGAATACCATCAGAACCACTATCAAGATGAGGGTTACTTTCCTTCCAACTCCATCCTAACCTATCCTGGCAACGGAAGAATTGAATTCAATGAATCAACCCATTTGCTTCCGTTTGAGGATGTCGACGGGGATGGGTGGTACGAACCGATGGATGGCGATTATCCTTTGATTCGAGGAGACCAAAGCGCGTTTAAGATAAGCAATGATGAGCGCTACGTTGAGGCCGGTCAGAACGCAGGTGTGGAAGTGATAACCGAGTTCTACTCTTTTGATTCCCCTGACCCCGATTTGCAACTGACCACCTTCGCGCACATGGAGTTGAGGAATATATCAGATCGGAATTACTCAGACTTCATTGTAGGTGTCATGAGCGACATTGAGATAGAATATGGTCCAAGTGATTATGTCGGAACCTCAGTTGAAAAGAGTTATTACTACGGTTATAATCAACAGGCAGAAGGTGATATTGTCCTCGCATTGGAAACCAGACATCCGGCACAAGGTGTTTGTTTTCTAAATAGTGACCTTCGGACTGCAATGAGATTTAATGGCAACTCTTCTGCAGCAAATGGGAGACCGAATACAAAAGAAGAATTCTACGGTTACCTCAATGGGGTATGGAAGAATGATCAACCGATATATTACGGAGGTAACGGTTTTGATGAAGGAGTCAATCAGGATGTAACTACAACGATCATGTATCCCAATTTCCCTTGGGAAAATGAACCTGGTGATTGGAGTGAGATTTCAGCTGGAAATAACCCAAGCGCCCTTCAGATGCTGGGAGCCATTGCTCCGTTTAATTTTGATGCGGGTTCAACTCTCTGCTTGGATGTTGCCTACGTCTCAGCATTTCCGGAAGAAGACGAACTCTGGAGCGAAATCATGAATCTCGATGAACGGGTAGGGGTTATCAGAGATTGGTTCGATATGCAGAGCTTTGATTGCGAATGGGAGCAAAATCCATTGAATGTTGAGACTGACGAAATCGAGTTCGAATCGTTTGAGGTTTACCCCAACCCTACTTCAGGTATGTTGACTATCGCTAGCGCGGAAGGGGTGAACAGTGCTTTCACTTTATTTGACTTGTCCGGACGACTTGTGTTGAATGGGCAGTTGGTGAATGGACAGAGTGTGATTGATGTTTCGGGGTTGGGAGATGGGGTTTATGTGTTGACATTGAGTGAGATGCAAGTGGCGAAACGTGTCGTGATCCAGAAATAA
- a CDS encoding T9SS type A sorting domain-containing protein — MKRLLFIFLLSYPIVLSAQRAMPVLPEGADINQIDHGPHVNNSLGSFDLEEVDGDLWLATRWTSYQGIYSSLWVWDGVDYAPLDCPFTTDTESTSRVYKIIEEQDVIYLIGRFNGSGEVLQRLNGDWIDLDANTDDRLLDAVLFNGELFVVGRFDVFNGVEGNYVYKYDGEAWVPVGDQLIDDSVEHIEVFQDELYITMSFGAESQVMKLVEEEWVPIGTGLSDGVEGLEVYNGNLVVCGQFMSNGDGTTELNGTAIVTDDGFQPFLGDTGLAPNWGRMIQVGDQLILSSHEESEGSIIVSGESIEDFMPMSIQSAQIFEGRLFFSGYHQSETDLGYRSTLYVHDPHRAATLRLDNGVLSPYLSFQSAHFQKFWSLAGYETLVNNGLAFENPVSTIFSSGLWYGGLNEDELFLCASKFINIDGEDDIKVSYGPISDSYDVEYLERYFGIWSVTQEEIEYHIQHVNDNGYQPLGAIMSYPGNGRVEFGESEHLLPFVDVDSDGWYEPMDGDYPLIRGDQSVFLIHSDQRFGNADEKAGIELITEFYSFDSEDPNVAYTTFVNTEFRNMSGRDYEDFTIGIFNDHDIGTPVDDFVGTSPEGNYVYGYNGDPNDEPSTSSPGYGNEVPAQATAFLSQDLHKSLYYNNGGNPINGDPSTALDYFQYLNGIWKNGQQLLFGGDGAYEVSGADPDNPTDFMFPDFPWEAESDDWNEITAGNPPADRRILGSIAPFDFANGETFCLDYAYVTAFPETDEQWNEIMVLDERVDAVNQFFDAQNFNCEWLQNPLNVESAEITVMEVSLYPNPTSGQLTIASAEAVNSSFIMYDLSGRVVLQGQLQNGRATFDASAYEQGVYLVRVDGRSNAQRVIISKSQP, encoded by the coding sequence ATGAAGAGACTTCTATTCATTTTCCTATTGTCGTACCCCATTGTTTTATCTGCGCAACGCGCTATGCCGGTGTTGCCGGAGGGTGCAGATATTAATCAAATAGATCACGGGCCACATGTCAATAACTCGCTAGGTTCTTTCGATTTAGAAGAAGTTGATGGTGACCTTTGGTTAGCCACTAGATGGACATCCTATCAGGGAATATATTCATCACTTTGGGTATGGGACGGAGTGGATTATGCGCCTCTTGACTGCCCATTTACAACGGATACAGAGTCGACTTCCCGGGTTTATAAGATTATTGAGGAGCAAGATGTTATTTACCTCATTGGGAGGTTCAATGGCTCAGGAGAGGTGCTCCAGCGATTGAACGGAGATTGGATTGATTTGGACGCGAATACCGATGACCGATTACTCGACGCCGTCTTGTTTAATGGAGAATTATTCGTCGTGGGTAGGTTTGATGTGTTTAATGGTGTCGAAGGCAACTATGTATACAAATACGATGGAGAAGCATGGGTTCCGGTTGGAGATCAACTCATCGATGATTCTGTAGAACACATTGAGGTTTTCCAAGACGAACTCTATATCACAATGAGCTTTGGAGCAGAGAGCCAAGTGATGAAGCTCGTAGAAGAGGAATGGGTTCCCATAGGTACAGGACTTTCTGATGGTGTCGAAGGATTGGAGGTCTACAACGGAAACCTGGTCGTTTGCGGTCAGTTTATGTCGAATGGAGACGGAACAACCGAACTCAATGGGACGGCAATTGTCACGGATGATGGTTTTCAACCTTTCCTTGGTGACACAGGTCTTGCTCCAAATTGGGGGCGAATGATTCAAGTTGGGGATCAGCTCATTTTAAGTTCACATGAAGAAAGTGAAGGGAGCATCATTGTCTCGGGTGAAAGCATCGAAGACTTTATGCCAATGAGTATCCAAAGTGCTCAGATTTTCGAAGGACGGCTTTTCTTCTCAGGATACCACCAGTCTGAAACGGATTTGGGATATCGATCGACCTTGTATGTTCATGATCCTCATCGCGCTGCCACGTTGCGATTAGACAATGGTGTTTTAAGTCCATACCTGAGTTTCCAATCAGCTCACTTTCAGAAATTTTGGAGTTTGGCGGGTTATGAGACTTTAGTGAATAATGGTCTTGCATTCGAAAATCCGGTGTCTACGATTTTCTCCAGCGGTTTGTGGTATGGAGGGCTGAACGAAGATGAATTGTTCTTGTGTGCATCCAAGTTTATCAATATCGATGGTGAGGATGATATAAAGGTCTCGTACGGGCCTATTTCAGACAGCTATGATGTAGAGTATTTAGAGCGATACTTTGGCATTTGGTCAGTAACTCAAGAAGAAATTGAGTATCACATTCAACACGTGAATGACAATGGATATCAGCCACTTGGAGCTATAATGTCATACCCGGGTAACGGACGTGTTGAATTCGGAGAATCTGAGCACTTACTGCCTTTCGTTGATGTAGATAGTGATGGATGGTATGAGCCGATGGATGGCGATTATCCGTTAATTCGTGGTGATCAAAGTGTCTTCTTAATTCATAGCGACCAGCGATTCGGCAACGCCGATGAAAAAGCCGGAATAGAGTTGATTACGGAATTTTACTCTTTTGATTCTGAAGACCCGAATGTAGCATACACCACTTTTGTGAACACAGAGTTCAGGAACATGTCAGGTCGTGACTATGAGGATTTTACCATTGGTATTTTCAACGATCATGATATTGGAACACCGGTAGATGATTTTGTAGGCACATCCCCAGAAGGTAATTATGTCTATGGATACAATGGAGATCCTAACGATGAACCTTCTACCTCTTCACCTGGCTATGGAAATGAAGTGCCTGCTCAGGCGACTGCTTTCCTAAGTCAGGACCTACATAAATCCTTGTATTATAACAATGGTGGTAACCCAATTAACGGTGATCCTAGCACTGCTCTAGATTACTTTCAATACTTGAACGGAATCTGGAAAAACGGCCAGCAGTTGCTCTTTGGAGGTGATGGAGCTTATGAGGTATCAGGAGCAGATCCTGACAATCCCACAGATTTTATGTTTCCTGATTTCCCATGGGAGGCCGAATCAGATGATTGGAACGAGATTACTGCTGGAAACCCTCCAGCAGACCGGCGAATTCTTGGCTCTATAGCCCCATTTGACTTCGCTAATGGTGAGACGTTCTGCCTTGATTACGCCTATGTCACTGCTTTCCCTGAGACAGATGAGCAATGGAACGAAATCATGGTTCTTGATGAACGAGTTGACGCTGTGAACCAATTCTTTGATGCGCAGAATTTCAACTGTGAGTGGCTTCAGAACCCGTTGAATGTGGAATCTGCTGAGATAACGGTCATGGAGGTTTCGCTCTATCCAAACCCTACTTCAGGTCAGTTGACTATCGCTAGCGCGGAAGCGGTGAACAGCAGTTTTATCATGTACGATCTATCTGGAAGGGTGGTGTTGCAAGGGCAACTTCAAAACGGAAGGGCGACATTCGATGCTTCGGCTTACGAACAAGGTGTTTATCTTGTAAGGGTAGATGGGCGTTCGAACGCCCAAAGAGTTATCATCTCCAAGAGTCAACCATGA
- a CDS encoding PP2C family protein-serine/threonine phosphatase: MAEKSRSRNKRLQLKDFKVDALLEITHTINSNCTVDVLLDLYRRILEKDLGIEKLVLYAHQGKWHAILQFGVEGDPPDVEDTAAFQSTSGMTFGLARGGTESFDVVIPVTNDDIPIAYILVGDKEEDKVGTSPVIKHMKFIQTITNVVLVAIQNKRLAEENLRQARISKELELAAEMQSLLVPNSLPQDEHFDVSAVYKPHQQVGGDYYDFIELKDGRVMFCTADVSGKGVSAAFLMSNFQAYLMAIFKYMDLGLQEVVHNLNERVMSSAMGEKYITLFIGTFDRTTRKLNYINCGHNPPVLIHPNGQAEQLSLGSIGLGMFEEIPRIQEGQLTLDPGSMVICYTDGLVEQENSAQEEFGIERLTTLGREHINANAELVNVHILKSFNDFRGDEPFVDDTALLTCKFL; encoded by the coding sequence ATGGCTGAAAAAAGCAGATCGCGAAATAAGCGACTTCAATTAAAAGATTTCAAGGTAGACGCGTTGTTGGAGATCACACACACGATCAACAGCAACTGCACGGTTGATGTATTGCTCGACCTTTATCGTCGTATCCTAGAGAAAGATCTTGGCATTGAGAAATTGGTGCTCTATGCGCATCAAGGCAAGTGGCATGCAATTCTGCAATTCGGTGTCGAAGGTGATCCACCTGATGTAGAAGATACCGCAGCATTTCAGTCGACCAGTGGAATGACATTCGGATTGGCCCGTGGAGGAACGGAGTCGTTTGATGTCGTGATTCCCGTGACCAACGATGATATTCCTATTGCTTACATCTTGGTAGGAGATAAGGAAGAAGACAAGGTGGGGACCAGTCCGGTCATCAAGCACATGAAGTTCATTCAGACCATTACCAATGTGGTCTTGGTTGCGATTCAGAACAAGCGTTTGGCTGAGGAAAACCTGCGTCAAGCGCGAATCAGCAAGGAGTTAGAGCTCGCGGCAGAAATGCAGAGTTTGTTGGTGCCTAATAGTTTGCCTCAAGACGAGCACTTCGATGTGTCTGCGGTGTACAAACCTCACCAGCAGGTGGGAGGAGATTATTACGACTTCATTGAATTGAAAGATGGTCGTGTGATGTTCTGTACCGCTGATGTGTCTGGAAAAGGAGTGAGTGCAGCCTTTTTGATGTCGAACTTCCAGGCCTACCTCATGGCCATTTTCAAGTACATGGATCTTGGCTTGCAAGAGGTCGTTCACAACCTGAATGAGCGTGTGATGTCGAGCGCCATGGGCGAGAAGTACATTACTCTGTTTATCGGGACCTTCGATCGTACGACCCGCAAGTTGAATTACATCAATTGTGGTCATAACCCACCTGTGTTGATCCACCCGAACGGACAAGCAGAACAGCTTTCGCTGGGATCTATTGGATTGGGGATGTTCGAAGAGATTCCGCGCATTCAAGAGGGACAGTTAACTCTAGATCCCGGTTCGATGGTGATCTGTTACACAGATGGCTTGGTAGAGCAAGAAAACAGTGCGCAAGAAGAGTTCGGAATTGAGCGTTTGACCACTTTAGGTCGTGAGCATATCAACGCTAACGCGGAATTGGTGAACGTCCATATTTTGAAGTCTTTCAATGACTTCCGCGGTGATGAGCCGTTTGTAGATGACACGGCTTTGTTGACGTGTAAGTTTCTTTGA
- a CDS encoding UDP-3-O-(3-hydroxymyristoyl)glucosamine N-acyltransferase, protein MQFPEAIRLEELAQLLGLSFLGDPDHQVTGLNEIHRVEKGDLVFVDHPKYYDKALECAATTVLINKEVEVPEGKGLLISDDPFRDYNKLARHYRPNNFSTDLRGKQQAIAASAQIHSTAVIGERVVIGERTVIGAGVVISNDVVIGDDCIIHANTVIGGDAFYYKRRPEGYDKMHTCGGVELGDKVEIGALCTIDRGVSAVTRVGSGSKLDNQVHIGHDTLVGQHCLFAAQVGIAGCVQIEDEVTLWGQVGVPSDLTIGKGAVVLGQSGVTKDLEGGVTYFGSPAEEARHKFRELAMIRKIPELVKKLR, encoded by the coding sequence CCTGATCATCAAGTCACAGGCTTGAATGAAATTCACCGCGTAGAAAAGGGAGACTTGGTCTTTGTAGACCATCCGAAGTATTACGACAAAGCCTTGGAATGCGCCGCAACTACCGTGCTCATCAATAAGGAGGTGGAAGTGCCTGAAGGAAAGGGGTTGCTGATCTCAGACGACCCTTTCCGTGACTACAACAAGCTCGCACGTCATTATCGTCCGAACAACTTCTCTACTGACCTTCGCGGTAAGCAACAAGCCATCGCTGCTTCTGCGCAGATTCATAGCACGGCTGTGATTGGAGAACGTGTTGTGATTGGCGAACGAACGGTGATTGGAGCAGGGGTAGTCATTAGCAACGATGTCGTTATCGGAGACGATTGCATCATCCATGCAAATACCGTCATCGGGGGTGATGCATTTTACTACAAGCGTCGTCCAGAAGGATATGACAAGATGCACACCTGCGGTGGAGTAGAGCTCGGAGACAAGGTTGAAATTGGTGCGCTATGTACCATTGACCGAGGCGTTTCAGCTGTGACCCGCGTAGGAAGTGGTTCAAAACTCGATAATCAAGTACACATCGGTCATGATACCTTGGTAGGACAGCATTGTCTGTTCGCCGCTCAGGTGGGAATTGCTGGATGTGTTCAGATAGAGGATGAGGTAACACTTTGGGGACAAGTAGGAGTACCTAGCGATCTTACGATAGGCAAGGGTGCGGTTGTTCTCGGACAGAGTGGAGTAACCAAAGACCTCGAAGGCGGAGTGACCTATTTTGGTAGTCCGGCGGAGGAAGCTCGCCACAAATTCAGAGAGTTGGCGATGATCAGAAAGATCCCTGAACTCGTGAAGAAATTGCGCTAA